From one Nocardioides yefusunii genomic stretch:
- a CDS encoding bifunctional GNAT family N-acetyltransferase/acetate--CoA ligase family protein, producing MSDDVTGTVLPEPPSHWEADVLLRDGRAAHIRPIRPEDADLLVDFYARVSDESKYYRFFAPMPKLSERDVKRFTQVDYTDRVAFVLLVGRKMIAVGRYDAVGEGEAEIAFLVEDKHQGRGIGQLLLEHLAQAGRERGIEKFVAEVLPDNHPMIRTFKDAGYQVRSQYDDGLVSLEFSIDATMTALDVMEQREHRAESASIEKFFNPRSIAVIGASRKQDTIGRLLVRNVVLGDFNGRVYAVNPNADAVSGLPAYKTVSDIPGEVDLAIVAVPADKVQDVVLDCAAKGVHGLVVISSGFAETGEEGRRRQRQLVGLSRSYGLRLIGPNALGVINTDPEVSLNSSLSQVMPPRGRAGFFCQSGALGSAILEKVNNRGLGLTTFVSAGNRADVSGNDLLQYWEKDESTEVVLLYLESIGNPRKFSRIARRVSRRKPIIAVRSGRTTQGVPMGHAVRKIAAPSQAVDAMFRQAGVIQVDTLEEMFDVAQLMAHQPLPRGRRVAVVGNSDALALLAADAAAGAGLVVNKTVALGADAGASAFEDALDAAIDDPEVDAVAAIYIPPLNVSGEDVANVLAAIGEQSDKPLVSTFLGAEGVPELLRVPDVAGSTAGRGSVPSYPAVESAVRALARVVEYAMWLRTPVNGSNDEALVDLAEAKKMVHHLLKRHPEGWDLTDTEQHDLLACYGIDLWKTHRVNSVQEAIEAGDALGWDVVLKATAPHLRDRPDQAHVWRTIDGSETMMEAWEKLLEVVPDVASAGFVVQKNAPPGVPVAMETMEDPLFGPVISFGIGGPMTELLQDRAYRIPPLAEHDAQDMVREIKASPLLFGYRGSDIVDVSEVERILRRIAQLQHDVPQIRSLSLPLVLAGEDGAAVLGANIRIEPMVDPRSDWFVRRLNAVPGETSHG from the coding sequence GTGAGCGACGACGTGACCGGAACGGTCCTTCCTGAGCCTCCCAGCCACTGGGAGGCCGACGTCCTGCTGCGGGACGGACGGGCCGCGCACATCCGGCCGATCCGCCCCGAGGACGCCGACCTGCTGGTCGACTTCTATGCCCGGGTCTCGGACGAGTCGAAGTACTACCGGTTCTTCGCCCCGATGCCGAAGCTCTCCGAGCGCGACGTCAAGCGGTTCACCCAGGTCGACTACACCGATCGGGTCGCCTTCGTGCTGCTCGTGGGCCGCAAGATGATCGCGGTGGGACGCTACGACGCCGTCGGCGAGGGCGAGGCCGAGATCGCCTTCCTCGTCGAGGACAAGCACCAGGGTCGCGGCATCGGTCAGCTCCTGCTCGAGCACCTCGCCCAGGCGGGCCGTGAGCGCGGGATCGAGAAGTTCGTCGCGGAGGTCCTCCCCGACAACCACCCGATGATCCGTACCTTCAAGGACGCCGGTTACCAGGTCCGTTCTCAGTACGACGACGGCCTCGTGAGCCTCGAGTTCTCGATCGACGCCACCATGACCGCCCTCGACGTGATGGAGCAGCGCGAGCACCGCGCCGAGTCCGCCTCGATCGAGAAGTTCTTCAACCCGCGCTCGATCGCCGTCATCGGCGCCAGCCGCAAGCAGGACACCATCGGTCGGCTGCTGGTGCGCAACGTCGTCCTGGGCGACTTCAACGGCCGCGTCTACGCGGTCAACCCCAACGCCGACGCCGTCTCGGGGCTGCCGGCGTACAAGACGGTCTCCGACATCCCTGGCGAGGTCGACCTCGCGATCGTCGCGGTCCCGGCCGACAAGGTGCAGGACGTCGTCCTGGACTGCGCCGCCAAGGGCGTCCACGGCCTGGTCGTCATCTCCTCGGGCTTCGCCGAGACCGGTGAGGAAGGACGCCGCCGTCAGCGCCAGCTCGTCGGCCTCTCGCGTTCCTACGGACTGCGTCTGATCGGCCCCAACGCGCTCGGTGTCATCAACACCGACCCCGAGGTGTCGCTGAACTCCTCGCTCTCGCAGGTGATGCCGCCGCGTGGCCGTGCCGGCTTCTTCTGCCAGTCCGGTGCGCTCGGCTCCGCGATCCTGGAGAAGGTCAACAACCGTGGCCTGGGTCTGACCACCTTCGTCAGCGCCGGCAACCGCGCCGACGTCTCCGGCAACGACCTCCTGCAGTACTGGGAGAAGGACGAGTCGACCGAGGTCGTCCTCCTGTACCTGGAGTCCATCGGCAACCCGCGCAAGTTCTCCCGCATCGCCCGCCGCGTGTCGCGCCGCAAGCCGATCATCGCGGTCCGTTCGGGCCGCACCACCCAGGGCGTCCCGATGGGGCACGCGGTCCGCAAGATCGCTGCGCCCTCCCAAGCCGTCGACGCGATGTTCCGTCAGGCCGGCGTGATCCAGGTCGACACCCTGGAAGAGATGTTCGACGTCGCGCAGCTGATGGCTCACCAGCCGCTGCCGCGTGGGCGCCGCGTCGCCGTCGTCGGGAACTCCGACGCGCTGGCACTGCTGGCCGCTGACGCCGCGGCCGGGGCAGGCCTCGTCGTCAACAAGACCGTCGCGCTCGGTGCGGACGCCGGCGCGAGCGCGTTCGAGGACGCCCTTGACGCCGCGATCGACGACCCCGAGGTCGACGCCGTCGCCGCGATCTACATCCCGCCGCTCAACGTGTCGGGCGAGGACGTCGCCAACGTGCTCGCTGCCATCGGTGAGCAGTCCGACAAGCCGCTCGTCTCCACCTTCCTGGGCGCGGAAGGTGTCCCGGAACTGCTCCGGGTTCCCGACGTCGCCGGTTCGACCGCCGGTCGTGGCTCGGTGCCGTCGTACCCGGCTGTGGAGTCCGCGGTCCGTGCCCTGGCTCGGGTGGTCGAGTACGCGATGTGGCTGCGCACCCCGGTCAACGGCTCCAACGACGAGGCCCTCGTCGACCTCGCCGAGGCCAAGAAGATGGTCCACCACCTCCTCAAGCGCCACCCCGAGGGCTGGGACCTCACCGACACCGAGCAGCACGACCTGCTCGCCTGCTACGGCATCGACCTGTGGAAGACGCACCGCGTCAACAGCGTTCAGGAAGCGATCGAGGCGGGTGACGCACTCGGCTGGGACGTCGTCCTCAAGGCGACCGCCCCGCACCTGCGTGACCGCCCCGACCAGGCACACGTGTGGCGCACCATCGACGGCTCCGAGACGATGATGGAGGCCTGGGAGAAGCTTCTCGAGGTCGTCCCCGACGTCGCCAGCGCCGGTTTCGTGGTGCAGAAGAACGCACCGCCGGGCGTCCCGGTCGCGATGGAGACGATGGAGGACCCGCTCTTCGGACCGGTCATCTCCTTCGGCATCGGTGGCCCGATGACCGAACTGCTCCAAGACCGCGCCTACCGGATCCCGCCGCTGGCCGAGCACGATGCCCAGGACATGGTCCGCGAGATCAAGGCCTCGCCGCTGCTCTTCGGTTACCGCGGCAGCGACATCGTCGACGTCAGCGAGGTCGAGCGGATCCTGCGCCGGATCGCGCAGCTCCAGCACGACGTCCCGCAGATCCGTTCCCTCTCGCTCCCGCTCGTGCTGGCCGGCGAGGACGGAGCCGCGGTGCTCGGTGCCAACATCCGGATCGAGCCGATGGTCGACCCGCGTTCGGACTGGTTCGTGCGCCGTCTCAACGCCGTGCCCGGCGAGACGAGCCACGGATGA
- a CDS encoding DNA gyrase/topoisomerase IV subunit A, whose translation MARRSTTPPLPDDFEEHILDINVGDEIKTSFLEYAYSVIYSRALPDARDGLKPVQRRILYTMDDMSLRPDRGHVKSARVVGEVMGKLHPHGDSAIYDALVRMAQPFSMRLPMVDGHGNFGSPDDPPAAMRYTECRMAPAAAAMTASLDENTVDFRPNYDSREFEPSVLPSAIPHLLVNGATGIAVGMATNIAPHNLVEVVAALKHLIKAPKATTDDLMKFIPGPDLPTGGKIVGLDGIRDAYETGRGTFKMRATTRIENVTPRKKGIVVTEMPYGVGTERVVSKIKDLVIAKKLQGISDIKDLTDRTHGMRLVIEIKNGFVPEAVLEQLYRQTPLEDSFGINAVALVDGQPRTLSLKEMLEVFLKHRFEVVRRRSTFRRDKAASRLHLVDGLLIAILDIDEVIALIRSSETTAEAKAKLISVFDLSEIQAEYILEMPLRRLTKFSTIELEKEKSELEETIAALQAILDDEKLLRKVVSDELSDVAKTFGTPRRTVLLASAGVPVTAAKAAASLEVPDDPCVAMLSSTGLLARTAANEPLGHGGDRANHDVVVSAVTTTVRGEVGVLTNRGRVVKLSVLDFPELPATAGDPLLQGGLPLAEVLELGKGERPLGLTRLQEDGPGLAVGTRNGVVKRVNPEVLTRDEWEYISLKDDDEVVGALELRTGTETLCFVTSDAQLLHYPADLVRPQGRTGGGVAGVKLSAGARVVSFTAFEPVDAVVVTASGSSTALPGTEPGNMKVTPFSEYPAKGRATGGVRCHRFLKGEDALILAWVGQGPARAAAASGAPVPLPEPDGRRDGSGMPAAQPVAAIASPVSFQASIGNADAGTVAEAGTVATVGAGPDTAGDGQTTLDLEG comes from the coding sequence ATGGCTCGACGCAGCACCACTCCTCCGCTCCCCGACGACTTCGAGGAGCACATCCTCGACATCAACGTCGGGGACGAGATCAAGACCTCCTTCCTGGAGTACGCCTACTCCGTCATCTACTCCCGTGCGCTCCCCGACGCGCGTGACGGACTGAAGCCCGTCCAGCGCCGCATCCTGTACACGATGGACGACATGAGCCTGCGTCCCGACCGCGGCCACGTGAAGAGCGCCCGCGTCGTCGGCGAGGTGATGGGCAAGCTCCACCCCCACGGCGACTCCGCGATCTACGACGCGTTGGTCCGCATGGCCCAGCCGTTCTCGATGCGCCTGCCGATGGTCGACGGCCACGGCAACTTCGGATCGCCCGACGACCCGCCGGCGGCGATGCGTTACACCGAGTGCCGGATGGCTCCGGCCGCCGCCGCGATGACGGCCTCCCTCGACGAGAACACCGTCGACTTCCGCCCCAACTACGACAGCCGCGAGTTCGAGCCCTCCGTGCTGCCCTCGGCGATCCCCCACCTGCTCGTCAACGGTGCCACCGGCATCGCGGTCGGCATGGCCACCAACATCGCTCCGCACAACCTCGTCGAGGTCGTCGCGGCCCTCAAGCACCTGATCAAGGCACCGAAGGCCACCACCGACGACCTGATGAAGTTCATCCCCGGTCCGGACCTCCCCACCGGCGGCAAGATCGTCGGCCTGGACGGCATCCGCGACGCGTACGAGACCGGTCGCGGCACGTTCAAGATGCGGGCCACCACCCGGATCGAGAACGTCACGCCCCGCAAGAAGGGCATCGTCGTCACCGAGATGCCCTACGGCGTCGGCACCGAACGGGTGGTCTCCAAGATCAAGGACCTGGTGATCGCCAAGAAGCTCCAGGGCATCAGCGACATCAAGGACCTCACCGACCGCACCCACGGCATGCGTCTGGTGATCGAGATCAAGAACGGCTTCGTCCCCGAGGCCGTCCTGGAGCAGCTGTACCGCCAGACCCCGCTGGAGGACTCCTTCGGCATCAACGCGGTCGCGCTGGTCGACGGGCAGCCGCGCACGCTGAGTCTCAAGGAGATGCTCGAGGTCTTCCTCAAGCACCGCTTCGAGGTCGTGCGTCGTCGCTCGACGTTCCGCCGGGACAAGGCCGCTTCGCGTCTGCACCTGGTGGACGGTCTGCTGATCGCGATCCTCGACATCGACGAGGTCATCGCGCTGATCCGTTCCAGCGAGACCACCGCCGAGGCGAAGGCCAAGCTGATCTCGGTCTTCGACCTCAGCGAGATCCAGGCCGAGTACATCCTGGAGATGCCGCTGCGTCGTCTGACGAAGTTCTCCACGATCGAGCTCGAGAAGGAGAAGTCCGAGCTCGAGGAGACCATCGCCGCACTGCAGGCGATCCTCGACGACGAGAAGTTGCTCCGCAAGGTCGTCTCCGACGAACTCAGCGACGTCGCGAAGACGTTCGGCACCCCGCGTCGCACGGTACTGCTGGCCTCGGCCGGTGTCCCGGTGACGGCGGCCAAGGCTGCTGCCTCCCTGGAGGTCCCCGACGACCCGTGCGTCGCGATGCTCTCCTCCACCGGCCTGCTGGCCCGTACGGCCGCGAACGAGCCGCTGGGCCACGGTGGCGACCGCGCCAACCACGACGTCGTCGTCTCCGCGGTCACCACGACCGTCCGTGGCGAGGTGGGTGTCCTGACCAACCGCGGTCGGGTCGTGAAGCTCTCCGTCCTCGACTTCCCCGAGCTCCCGGCGACCGCTGGCGATCCGCTGCTGCAGGGCGGCCTGCCGTTGGCCGAGGTCCTCGAGCTGGGCAAGGGCGAACGTCCGCTCGGCCTGACCCGTCTGCAGGAGGACGGCCCCGGTCTCGCGGTCGGTACCCGCAACGGCGTGGTCAAGCGCGTCAACCCCGAAGTCCTGACCCGCGACGAGTGGGAGTACATCTCCCTCAAGGACGACGACGAGGTGGTCGGCGCGCTCGAGCTGCGCACCGGCACCGAGACGCTCTGCTTCGTCACCTCCGACGCGCAACTCCTGCACTACCCCGCCGACCTCGTGCGTCCGCAGGGACGTACCGGTGGCGGTGTGGCGGGCGTGAAGCTGTCGGCCGGCGCGCGCGTGGTCTCGTTCACCGCGTTCGAGCCCGTCGACGCGGTCGTGGTGACCGCCTCTGGCTCCTCGACCGCCCTCCCGGGCACCGAGCCGGGCAACATGAAGGTGACCCCGTTCAGCGAGTACCCGGCCAAGGGCCGAGCCACCGGTGGTGTGCGCTGTCACCGGTTCCTGAAGGGCGAGGACGCCCTGATCCTGGCGTGGGTCGGTCAGGGACCGGCACGCGCCGCTGCCGCTTCTGGTGCACCGGTCCCGTTGCCGGAGCCGGACGGACGCCGTGACGGCTCGGGCATGCCTGCGGCACAGCCGGTCGCCGCGATCGCCTCGCCCG